GCCGACGTGGCACAGCGAGCCCagccaacatctgctgcagctCAAGTGTTCAACCCAGGCTCCGGAACACCTGTTCTCAACTAAACTACTCGTGATTTTCCTTCAGCCTCTTGAATTATTGAATCTCGAAAAAATACACACTTTAATATATCTGGATTTTAGATGGTGTATATGTTTCAGATTAAATAGTGGACTCAGTGAACTACTGTAGCTTCACCCCTGTCTATGCCTATAAGCAGCAGACACACTGGGCCCACCCCGGTGCCACTGACACAGCGCGTCTAGCTTTACCTCCGGCCCCACCGGTCGTCGTCGTGGCGCCGGCCACGCTCCGTCGGTCTTTTTCCCCAGTGAAAAGGCCTTAACTGTGACAGCCTGCCTTTCACACTAAAAGCGAGCTTAATGTTAACCAAGCACactagaagagagagagggagaagaaaaaaaaaaggttgcaCAGATAACTCACACCGGAGTAGAAAACAGCCTCGAACGCCACCCAAACCCGTCCAAAACCTCTCAACCAAACGCCTCTCCTTTTCTCGTCCTCTCTTCCCCCCTCTCCCGGCTCCAAAACGCGAACGCGAGTACGCGATCCCTCTCTCCACTCTTCTCGCTCTCTCAATCTCCTTGAGAGCCTAAACGCCACAGCCGTCAAAGCTGACAAGACCGCAAGGGAAAAGGAGCAGcttttctcctctcctcttggGCTCCCGCGATGCCGCCGTCGCGGGTGCTGTTCCTGCTGCTCATGCTCGCGATGGCGCCGCTGGCGTCGTTGGCAGCgcaggcgccggcgccgcctgtGGCGCGGACGGTGGAGGTGCAGGCGGAGATCGACGCGCTCCTCGCGTTCCGGCGCGGGTTGCGCGACCCCTACGGCGCCATGTCCGGTTGGGACGCGGCCTCGCCGTCCGCGCCCTGCTCCTGGCGCGGCGTCTCGTGCGCGCCCGGCGGCGCGGGCCGCGTCGTCGAGCTGCAGCTCCCGCGGCTCCGCCTCTCCGGCCCCATCTCGCCGGCGCTGAGCTCGCTATCCTACCTCGAGCGGCTCAGCCTCCGGTCCAACTCGCTCTCCGGTTCCATCCCGGCGTCGCTCTCCCGTGTCACCTCCCTCCGCGCCGTCTTCCTCCAGTACAACTCGCTCACTGGCCCCATTCCCCAGTCCTTCCTATCCAACCTCACGAACCTCGACACCTTCGACGTGTCCGGCAACCTTCTGTCCGGCCCCATCCCCGCTTCATTTCCTCCCAACTTGAAATACATGGACCTCTCCTCCAACGCATTCTCGGGCTCCATCCCGGCGAACATTAGCGCCTCCACGGCGAACCTCCAGTTCTTGAACTTGTCATTCAACCGACTCCGGGGGACCGTGCCGGCGTCGTTGGGCACCTTGCAGAACCTGCATTACCTCTGGCTGGACGGGAACCTTCTCGAGGGGACCATCCCTTCGGCACTGTCCAACTGCTCGGCGCTGCTCCACCTGAGCCTTCAGGGGAACTCGCTCCGAGGCATCTTGCCGGCCGCGGTCGCCGCCATACCCACGCTGCAGATTCTCTCGGCGTCGCGGAACCGGCTCTCCGGCGCCATCCCGGCCGCGGCGTTCGGCGGCCAGGGGAACTCGTCGCTGCGCATCGTGCAGCTCGGCGGCAACGAGTTCTCGCAGGTGGACGTGCCGGGAGGACTCGGCGCGAATCTCCAGGTTGTGGACCTGGGGGGCAACAAACTGACCGGTCCGTTCCCGACCTGGCTCGCCGTTGCGGGGGGATTGACGCTGCTCGACCTCTCTGGCAATGCGTTCACCGGCGACTTTCCGCCGGCTGTCGGGCAGCTCACTTCACTGCAGGAGCTGCGCCTTGGCGGCAATGCTCTCACTGGCACCGTGCCCGCGGAGATTGGCAGATGTGGCGTGCTCCAGGTGCTTGATCTCGAGGACAACCGCTTCTCCGGCGAGGTGCCCGCCGCACTTGGCGGTCTCCCGAGGCTCAGAGAGGTCTATCTTGGTGGGAACTCTTTCTCCGGCCAGATTCCGGCTAGCTTGGGGAACCTGCCTTGGCTGGAAGCGTTGTCGCTACCCAGGAACAGTCTCGCTGGTGGCTTGTCTGGTGAGCTCTTCCAGCTGGGGAATCTGACGTTCCTGGACCTATCTGAGAACAACCTCACCGGAGAGATCCCTCTTGCCATCGGTAATCTGTCCACTCTCCAGAGTTTAAATTTGAGCGGCAATGCCTTCTCTGGCCGTATTCCGACGACCATTGGCAACCTGCAGAACTTGCGAGTTCTCGATCTCTCTGGTCAGAAGAACCTCTCTGGCAATCTCCCCACAGAGCTTTTCGGTTTGCCGCAGCTGCAGTATGTGTCGCTCGCCGGCAACTCGTTCTCCGGCGATGTTTCTGAAGGATTCAGCAGTCTCTGGAGCCTGCAACATCTCAATCTCTCCGGAAATTCTTTCACCGGGTCAATCCCTGCAACATATGGGTACCTGCCATCACTTCAAGTGCTCTCGGCCTCTCACAACCGCATTTCTGGGGAGCTTCCTGCCGAGCTCGCCAATTGTTCCAACCTCACTGTGCTTGAGCTAAGAGGCAACCAGTTAACTAGCTCCATCCCGAGTGATCTCTCACGCCTTGGTGAATTGGAGGAGCTTGACCTCAGTGACAATCAGCTTTCAGGAAAGATACCACAGGAGATTTCCAACTGCTCGTCGCTTGTCATTCTCAAGCTTGATGGCAATCATATTGGCGGCGAGATACCAGCCTCTCTCACCAACCTCTCGAAGCTGCAGACACTGGACCTGTCGTCCAACAATCTTACAGGCAGCATCCCTGCTTCATTAGCTCAAATTCCAGGCCTTCTATCGTTCAATGTGTCACACAATGAGCTTAGTGGTGAGATACCGGCAATGCTTGGTTCCCGCTTTGGCACCCCTTCAGCATATGCTTCCAACTCGGACTTGTGTGGTTCGCCATTGGAGAGTGAATGTGGTCAGTACCGGAGGCGCCGCAAGCGGCAGAGGCTTCAACGCATTGGTCTGCTAATTGGTGCGTTGGCTGCTG
This genomic window from Phragmites australis chromosome 7, lpPhrAust1.1, whole genome shotgun sequence contains:
- the LOC133924811 gene encoding probable inactive leucine-rich repeat receptor kinase XIAO, whose product is MPPSRVLFLLLMLAMAPLASLAAQAPAPPVARTVEVQAEIDALLAFRRGLRDPYGAMSGWDAASPSAPCSWRGVSCAPGGAGRVVELQLPRLRLSGPISPALSSLSYLERLSLRSNSLSGSIPASLSRVTSLRAVFLQYNSLTGPIPQSFLSNLTNLDTFDVSGNLLSGPIPASFPPNLKYMDLSSNAFSGSIPANISASTANLQFLNLSFNRLRGTVPASLGTLQNLHYLWLDGNLLEGTIPSALSNCSALLHLSLQGNSLRGILPAAVAAIPTLQILSASRNRLSGAIPAAAFGGQGNSSLRIVQLGGNEFSQVDVPGGLGANLQVVDLGGNKLTGPFPTWLAVAGGLTLLDLSGNAFTGDFPPAVGQLTSLQELRLGGNALTGTVPAEIGRCGVLQVLDLEDNRFSGEVPAALGGLPRLREVYLGGNSFSGQIPASLGNLPWLEALSLPRNSLAGGLSGELFQLGNLTFLDLSENNLTGEIPLAIGNLSTLQSLNLSGNAFSGRIPTTIGNLQNLRVLDLSGQKNLSGNLPTELFGLPQLQYVSLAGNSFSGDVSEGFSSLWSLQHLNLSGNSFTGSIPATYGYLPSLQVLSASHNRISGELPAELANCSNLTVLELRGNQLTSSIPSDLSRLGELEELDLSDNQLSGKIPQEISNCSSLVILKLDGNHIGGEIPASLTNLSKLQTLDLSSNNLTGSIPASLAQIPGLLSFNVSHNELSGEIPAMLGSRFGTPSAYASNSDLCGSPLESECGQYRRRRKRQRLQRIGLLIGALAAAVLLLVLFCCCCVFSLLRWRRRFIESRDGVKKRRRSPGRGSGSSGTSTENGVSQPRLIMFNSRITYADTAEVTRQFDEENVLSRGRHGLVFKACYSDGTVLAILRLPSTSADGAVVIEEGSFRKEAESLGKVKHRNLTVLRGYYAGPPPDVRLLVYDYMPNGNLATLLQEASHQDGHILNWPMRHLIALGVSRGLAFLHQSGVVHGDVKPQNILFDADFEPHLSDFGLEPMVVTAGAAAAAAAASTSAATPVGSLGYVAPDAAAARQATREGDVYSFGIVLLELLTGRRPGMFAGEEEDIVKWVKRQLQRGAVAELLEPGLLELDPESSEWEEFLLGIKVGLLCTAPDPLDRPAMGDVVFMLEGCRVGPDIPSSADPTSQPSPA